A region from the Lolium perenne isolate Kyuss_39 chromosome 4, Kyuss_2.0, whole genome shotgun sequence genome encodes:
- the LOC127332240 gene encoding peroxidase 2, protein MAASALVASALLLLAVGCHASPYWPLEIGFYHDKCPQAEAVVKGVMEHAISQNPGNGAAMIRMLFHDCFVEGCDASIFLDPTPFSPTPEKLSPPNDPSVRGFELIDAIKDAVEAACPGVVSCADILAFAARDASCILSKGKVSFDMPSGRRDGTFSNASEPLKFLVPPTSNLKDLVDSFVVKGLDAEDLVILSGAHTIGRSHCSSFVSDRLNTPSDINGGLAWFLRSQCPADATPGGNDPVVMQDVVTPNDLDRQYYKNVLEHKVLFTSDAALLTSEETARMVADNANIPGWWEGRFAKSMVKMAGVEVKTGGQGQIRKNCRAINYY, encoded by the exons ATGGCGGCTAGTGCTTTGGTAGCTTCTGCCTTGTTGCTCCTCGCTGTGGGGTGCCATGCCAGCCCTTACTGGCCACTGGAGATTGGCTTCTACCACGACAAGTGTCCACAGGCAGAGGCCGTCGTCAAGGGCGTCATGGAGCATGCCATCTCCCAGAACCCAGGCAATGGCGCCGCCATGATCCGCATGCTCTTCCATGACTGCTTCGTCGAG GGCTGCGATGCTTCCATCTTCCTGGACCCGACCCCGTTCAGCCCGACGCCGGAGAAGCTGAGCCCGCCGAACGACCCATCCGTGCGCGGCTTCGAGCTGATCGACGCGATCAAGGACGCCGTGGAGGCGGCATGCCCGGGCGTCGTCTCCTGCGCCGACATCCTCGCCTTCGCTGCCCGCGACGCGTCCTGCATCCTCAGCAAGGGTAAGGTGAGCTTCGACATGCCGTCCGGCCGCCGCGACGGCACCTTCTCGAACGCCTCGGAGCCGCTCAAGTTCCTGGTCCCGCCCACGTCGAACCTCAAAGACCTCGTCGACAGCTTCGTCGTCAAGGGGCTCGACGCGGAGGACCTGGTCATCCTCTCCGGCGCGCACACCATCGGGCGCTCCCACTGCTCCTCCTTCGTGTCCGACCGCCTCAATACCCCCTCCGACATCAACGGCGGCCTCGCCTGGTTCCTAAGAAGCCAGTGCCCCGCCGACGCGACCCCCGGCGGCAACGACCCGGTGGTGATGCAGGACGTGGTGACGCCCAACGACCTGGACAGGCAGTACTACAAGAACGTGCTGGAGCACAAGGTGCTCTTCACCTCCGACGCGGCACTCCTCACGTCGGAGGAGACGGCCAGGATGGTGGCGGACAACGCCAACATTCCCGGGTGGTGGGAAGGCCGGTTCGCCAAGTCCATGGTGAAGATGGCCGGCGTGGAGGTCAAGACCGGTGGCCAGGGCCAGATCAGGAAGAACTGCCGCGCAATCAACTACTACTAG